Within the Erigeron canadensis isolate Cc75 chromosome 6, C_canadensis_v1, whole genome shotgun sequence genome, the region CAAGCAACCTCTTTAGACATCTCAATGAaagaatatatatcaaaaacaaaacttCAGATCCACATAACAAAACACTGAGGATCagatcaaatgatgaaaaaATAAACACATGAAAACCTATAAAAACCGATAAATAAACATAGCAAAAGCACCAGATTTCTTCAGGTgcgggaaaaaaaaacaagtatacCATCCCCATCAGGACATCCGATGGCCAGAAAAAAAAAGCATCAATCGTGACGGGTTTGTCTTATTTAGCCGTAAATTTCTATACATCTCAGGGTGTTCTTAGCCTCCACCTATCAATCTTAGATCGGCCCGAGGACTTCTTCAAATGGTTCCTGTCTGTTTCTATTTCAAATTGGATCAAAGTTTTGAGCCGGTTCAGGTGTCCAGCACAGAGTTTGTGTTCAGAAACAAAGGAGTAAGGAACTGTTTCTAGTTCATATAGGGTTTGTCTCTGATAGGGGGACTGCCATTTGGATTGAAGATAAGCAAGAGACCTCCATGGAGGAAGTGGCATGGAGTTCTGTTTAAGGGAAGATTTAGCAGCTTCCACCATTACTTGAAGAAACTGTTTCAGTTTTGGCAATGAACCCACATAGACAACAGGAAGCAACTTCAGTATCCTACTGTAGGAGGGAACGGCTCTAGCTATCTCAAAGTGACTCCTAAAGTCAATGTCAATGATTAAACGGTCAGAGTTTCCTGAACCGTTGTAGTTTATAATGTCAATGTATTCATGATCTCCTGCGTATTCATGCAATATTTATATCGTCAACAACACCACAAAACAAACACTACAATGCTACTCATATTGAATAGAGGCAGTGAAATGGACAATCAATCAAAATGAGTTCAGGTCAATTTtatactccatccgtcccatattaaatgtccaattttgacttgtcaagtcaaTTTCCTCCgcctttgaccataaatatctttgtttgagTTATACATTCATATGTATATCATGGTTTAgagtttcaatatatatatcatcttatAAGTTTCTTATGTGTATCAGAGTAGGAGACAACCACTTCTGCATAGTCAAATCAAAAACCGACCCAATTAACCCATTTGGAAACGTTGATTTCAAGTGTTGTTTTAAGATGTGCTATTTGGGATAAAATGGAGCGCGGGCTGATATTTTAATGTCTACTTATAAACGGAAATATTAAAGATATTAGGCTTAAAGATTACCTCCAGGAACTTTTCCGGTGCCCAGCCACCTTGATATGCACACAGCAGCATCATAACCAGAAAACCTCAGAAGTTTGACCAGAGAGAACCTTATGCAACTAGCTTTACAAGAACCACATCTGAGAAACTCAAGGTCCATCGAATTGATGGATAAGATGAGAGAATTGACCACTGACAGCAAGTCCATCCCATGTTGATCCGGGGAAACTTTGTAGTGCTAGATGAAcgaaaagaaaatttttgaataaaggcagctttacaaatttttaaaaaaaaaaaagaaaagaaggcaACATTAATACAGATCACTTAAGGTTGTTTCTGTTTCATAAGCATTGACCTTAAAAACTATAAAGGTATGATACACTGGCCTTGATCAATATCACAACGCAAGTTGATCTAACTTAAGTTCATCattctatataaaaatagaacTTTGAGCGAAATCTGGTACAGATTTGGATCACTGACCTGTCATAAAGGTCAAACTTATTTTGATGCCAATCCTACCAGAGAAATACGCTGGTTCATGACTCAACATACTCATGCATTCACACTTAACATTCTAAAATCTGAAATTATTAACTAACCCTTCAATTAGCATTGCAGAATATTGACGACATAGATTTTAGTCCACAAGATTAACTTATTAAGTTCATATTACGTCGAAAGGGAGAAGTGTTGTTACAGTTTCGAGGAAAGCAATGCTGCCTAGAAAGAGCAACTCTCATAACAAGTGCAATCAATAATTGTCAGACAAATGCTAAATGCTGGTGGTGTTAACTTATCAACCAAATTTTACCTATATATAATCACACAAGTCTCGTGGGTACATTTAATGGCAGAATATTCCtcaagaaaacaaatttagTACTGTAACAATTTGGCATGATATCTTAAAccaattttgtttaaatttgcaATTATTTTTGATGCAGAGAATCCACATCCATAGTTGTTGCTAAGAATCTTTACTATATTTCATCCATTCTTAGCATTCAagtttacctttaaaaaaaaaatggatataCTTATTTCGAACTTTTGGTGGGTCCCTAATCCATGGGAACAACAATATTTGTTGAAATATGTAGATACAacattttcatttcaaaatcAGGCGAAAATATTTGTTGCAAATGTTATAATATAACATCACAAATTCTTCATTTTCCACCTAACATTTACCTAAACTTATCTAAATTTTTCGAATTCCAACAACTCAACTTTCTTTCTATCAATCTATcctataacaaaaataattttaatcatgACATAATCTAGTTGATCATAAAGAAATAGTCATTTATGAGAGAGAGATATATGATAGAACACATAGATGGTACCTAAAAAAGTgcattattatatacattatacaatGAATAAAGAAATACTACTATATTAGTTCTTGAAGACAGATAGAAAGATACCGAAATCTTGTCGGCAAGGTGAGCAAGTTCACAAAACCCGGAATCGCTATCGCTGCTACACCGAGAATCACCACCACAACTACTTCCATTTTCCAAGAAGTCACTAACCATTGCTGCCAAATCATGTTCACTTTCATGACTAAATGCACCACCCAACATTTGTCCCCCACCACCACCGGAACCACCATCACCCACCATTAACCACGGGTCTCCGGTTGCAGCATACACTCTACAATCCATACCCACCACCATAAAATTCActcaaaattcaataaaaaTCTCACCTTTTTCCATATATTAACATACCCAATTactcttttttaataaaatcaggTACCCAGataaaaaagtttcaatctttatccGAAAAATGAAAAGATCAAAACCTAGATTTGATAAAgggaaaaaattaaaaacacaacgGAATTCCCTGTAAACAAAATTTTGTAATTCAAAAtctagaaataaaaaaaataaaatctgttTTTCCCTATTTTCTTGTCAGTTTTTTATGTCAATGTCAAAGATACCAAAATTCCGCCATGTCTTGTTGGTTTGTTATCTTATTGCTTAAAATTATGagtcatatttttaaaaaactgaaaaaaagatGTAAAATTGAGATGGAATTTGTGAAAAGAATCAATAAATGGGATCCAAAGGGGGTGATGATATAAGAATTAAAATTGTGAGAGAATTTAGGCAGAGGTTTGTACAATTAGCCCACagaggatgaagaagaaagaaagaatgaaaaggGGGGAGGAAACTAATATAAAGATGAGTTATGGGGTGGAAATGAAATGACTAAAATGGGCTTTTGTTGGAGGATTTACCGTGAAACGGACCTTTTTTAAGTGGATGATGTTGGTGATGTACGTATTTAGACGTGAATTTTGAGCATATTCCTTTTTGGGGTATTTTCGTCTTGaggactttttttttcttttaaactagATTTTGTACCCGGGCATTACCCCGGAAAAAATAACTACACATAAAAtgtcgtgacaaaagttaaaaaagtaaaagtataaaaagtaagtaaaagaaaaactttcttttgaaaagtaaaagaaacgaAAGCGATGTTGCAAAAAGTAAAAGCACGAAAACTTTAGTAAACTTATGCGAAAAAAGTAATGAAATTGAAACTTTcgtgccaaaaataaaagaattaaagttatgtgacaaaaagtaaaaaggttaaaagttgtGTGACAAAAATGAAAGAGCCAAAAAGTTACTAGTTAAGAGAagttaaaagaacaaaattatgtagtgaaaagtaagataatgaaacttttgtggcaaaagttagaaaaataaaagtaaaaacaaaaaaacaaaacttttgtgctaaaagtaaaagaaacgaAAGTTATGTGAAAAAAAGTATAAGGGCGAAAACTTAAGATGTTAAAGAATAGAACTTTTGTGACAAAAGTGAGAaagatgaaagtttaaaaataaataaaacaaaattttcgtgcaaaaagtaaaaaaagtaaaGTTACGTAACCAAAAGTAAAATGGTTAAAAGTTTCGTTGCAGAAGTGGAAATAGTAAAGAAGTTACTGCttgacaaaaaaattaaaaaaaacaacgttatatggtgaaaagtaagataatgaaactttcttggcaaaagttagaaaaataaaggtacaaaaagagaaagcaaaagaaaatttggtatatgttgtaaaaataagaaaaataaaaatctgtTGGCgttgaaataaaaaatagaaagtaaaaaaaagaaaaagatttgatgattaaagttaaaaacctaaagttaattactaaaaattaaaaactttaaaagtaaactatacttaagtttgtataaaaaaagttagactaaagttaaaaaaaacccaaaagttaGTGGTAAAAATAAGTTcgaatttaaaagtaaattatacttgtatacgaaaagttagactaaagtaaaaaaaaaaaaacccaaaagttaAGTGTTAAATATAAGAAACTCTAAAAGTATACAAACTTATAtttgtatacaaaaagttaaaCTAAAGTTAAGAACTCAAAACTTAAGTcgtaaaaataagaaactttaaaagtatataatcctagaaaaaaaaagaatatttttttttgaataagaCAAAAAAATTGACATCAGCggaaaaagtaataaaaaacttaaaagaataaaaaaatctgGCACGCGAATTCGTACctttatgtaacaccccgacagcggcggaaaactcgggatgtaagatataGCACACGcacacatggatgttacataggaatactaaatgagtgcataaattaagcataaatagtcgattacatagttcaaatagcAAGATAGGTCACCACACATACATTCCAACCAAACATGCAATCAAAAGTACGATAAGTTTCCACACAGGGGaaacggttaggcatattgcctaCAAGCATAACAAgagcatgcaaacttcaaaacctagcctacagtctgctaaaagtcccatgctaccaatcctagccacgattagcttgaatacctgaaaggaatacttaaacgtgtcaacacaaaggttggtgagttcataggtttgtGTATAAACAAGTTGTATGAAAGCGTTTTATGCCGTCACTAGAATTCAAGTataaagtagtatgtagtggctaaaGATCatcttgcacataagtaagcgagcacagacaatcctcaacaggaccggctaatagtataaagcgagcacacacaatccttacaGGACCGACTAATAGTataaagcgagcacacacaatcctcaacaggaccggctaatagtataagtgagcacacacaatcctcaacaggaccggctaatagtataaagcgagcacacacaatcctcaacaggaccggctaatagtataagcgagcacacacaatcctcaacaggaccggctaataatgtcacaagtagtcaaatagccatagactagtaaaagcagttacggcatatataaaagcgtatgtagtattcctttcaccccaaaataagtaaagaaaaaggggctacgaagactcataGTGATTTGCAACAAGCgtagtttacaagcacagagtatgagcacagatataagtaaaatatatctattgaatccaagtatgtcttgacgtcaacctaatcacaagtcattgagcatagatggatacatgtattagttcttgtgattaattattcactgagttgtccttgattgaactgatgatttggtcccttaaagatctttgaacgttttgactcaaaagtgttttacataaactagactcgaaatgaacgtctttgaactcacacataagtacttatcgaaATAATGAGTTGTATGTGCCCTTAGTAATGAACTTTAGTCTTTAGAATCTCAAATCGATTagtcatagaactcgtactttgatgatcaagatagaacatgtcttaaTTGTACTTTAATTAGGGTTCGCACTTTGTACGTTGTCTTAGATCGAATTATGAACTAGCCTTGGTGTCAATGATCAGCCTTTGAGGTGTTTAAGCAAGTGATAATGTTGTTATGAACTGATTAGGtgattaaggatcaagtgtggtgTGATATAGAATAAGCTCAAGTTGTTTAAGGAATGAACAAAGTCGTTCTAGGGTTTGGAAGgcaagatcgtccctctggctagccaagatcgtcccactggctAGCCAGGATCGTCTTGGATGctcttcaagatcgtcctaggttcttcctaggtcaagatcgtttcaggtGCAAagggtcaagatcgttttacaAGACCAtactcaagatcgtcttagttgtctagcttaagatcgtttcaagttacattgttcaagatcgttttagttacTTATgaactcaagatcgtttcatttgaagacatgaacaagtcacaagatcgtctcatgatcaagtgtttgagctaaaccaatccaaaggatcggttacccaaTAAACG harbors:
- the LOC122605133 gene encoding uncharacterized protein LOC122605133, with translation MVVGMDCRVYAATGDPWLMVGDGGSGGGGGQMLGGAFSHESEHDLAAMVSDFLENGSSCGGDSRCSSDSDSGFCELAHLADKISHYKVSPDQHGMDLLSVVNSLILSINSMDLEFLRCGSCKASCIRFSLVKLLRFSGYDAAVCISRWLGTGKVPGGDHEYIDIINYNGSGNSDRLIIDIDFRSHFEIARAVPSYSRILKLLPVVYVGSLPKLKQFLQVMVEAAKSSLKQNSMPLPPWRSLAYLQSKWQSPYQRQTLYELETVPYSFVSEHKLCAGHLNRLKTLIQFEIETDRNHLKKSSGRSKIDRWRLRTP